In Sphingomonas sp. KC8, the sequence ACTTGTTACGGGCGCAAAATCATTTCGGGATAATCCGTTCATTGGGTCGCGCCGGCTGAATCGGTGGGGGTTGCATGCGTCGCGCGTCCGCGTGGCGCACGCCATGGCGCGGTGGCGGCGGGCGCGGATGGCGCATCGGCTGACCCCGGAACATCGGGCGCAATTCGATGCGAACGGCTTTGTCCGGATTGATGATGTCCTGCCGCCGGGGGAGTTTGAAGCGCTGCGCCGGGCCATTCTGGAAACGCCCCTGCCGGCGCGCGAAATGCTGCAGGGTGATACGATCACACGCCGGATCGCGGTGGACCCTGAACTGCTGCGCGCGGCGCCCGGGTTGAAAGGCCTGCTGGCATCGCCGGCGTGGCGCGGGCTGACGCGCTATATCGCGAGTTTCGACAGCGAACCGCTATATTATGTGCAGACGATCCTGACGCGCCGCGCCGACGCGCCACTCGATCCGCAGACCGATCTGCACGCCGATGCGTTCCATCCATCGATGAAGGCGTGGTTTTTCCTGACCGACGTGGCGGCAGAAGATGGTCCCTTCACCTATGTTCCGGGGTCGCATCGCCTGACGCCGGAGCGGCTGGCGTGGGAACGAGCGAAGAGCGAAATCGTCCGCGACAGTGGCGATTATCTGTCGTCGCGCGGATCGTTCCGGATCAGCCCTGGCGAAGTCGCGTCGCTTGGCCTGCCGCCGGTGTGCAGCCTTGCGGTGAAGGCGAATACGCTGGTGGTGGCGGATACGTTCGGTTTTCATGCCCGCGGGATCGCCGGCCGGCCGTCGCTGCGGATCGAAATCTGGGCCTATGGCCGGCGCAACCCTTATTATCCGTGGAAGGGGCTGGATCCGCTCACCCTGCCGGGAATCGCGGAGCGCCGCGTGCCGCTGATGTGGGCGGCGCGCGACCGGCTGGTGCGGTTCATGGGGCAGCCGTGGCGCAGTGTCGGCCGCATTCGGCCCGACGCACAATAGATGCGATGTATCGCCAATTGAGGGCGTTCTATCGTGCAAAATGCGTTGGTGACTTGCCATTATATTGGAATATTCTATAAATTCGGTAGTTTGGAAGAGATTGCGTTACATTGAACATGCTCGCTGCATCAGTTCTTGATGCCAATTCAATCGGCGCGTCTGTGATTCGGCAGGAGGCTCAGGGTCTCGCCGATCTTGCGTCCGGTCTTGACCTCAATTTTGCCAGCGCCGTCGATTGTATCGTTTCGACTGGCGGGCGTGTCATCGTTGCTGGGATCGGCAAATCGGGGCTGATCTGCCGCAAGATCGCTGCGACCCTGTCGGCAACCGGATCGGCCGCCTTCTTCCTCCATCCGGCCGAAGCGTCGCATGGGGACCTGGGGTCGCTGAAGGTCGGCGATACGTTGCTGGTCCTGTCCAATTCGGGCGCGACGCCGGAATTGCGGCCGATGGTGGCCTATGCCCGGCATATCGGCGTGCCGATTATCGCCGTCGCGTCCGAAGCCCGGTCGGAACTGATGGTTCAGGCAGATATCCCGATTCTGTTGCCGAAGGTGGCCGAGGCCTGCCCCGAACGGATCGCGCCGACGACATCGACGACGATGATGCTGGCGCTGGGCGATGCGCTGGCCATTGCGGCGATGCGGCTGCGCGGCACATCGCGCGAGGAACTGATCCGCTGGCATCCGGGCGGAAACATCGGCTGGCAGGCGCTTGCCGTG encodes:
- a CDS encoding phytanoyl-CoA dioxygenase family protein, yielding MKRQLLRTVLGSPWWLIQLVTGAKSFRDNPFIGSRRLNRWGLHASRVRVAHAMARWRRARMAHRLTPEHRAQFDANGFVRIDDVLPPGEFEALRRAILETPLPAREMLQGDTITRRIAVDPELLRAAPGLKGLLASPAWRGLTRYIASFDSEPLYYVQTILTRRADAPLDPQTDLHADAFHPSMKAWFFLTDVAAEDGPFTYVPGSHRLTPERLAWERAKSEIVRDSGDYLSSRGSFRISPGEVASLGLPPVCSLAVKANTLVVADTFGFHARGIAGRPSLRIEIWAYGRRNPYYPWKGLDPLTLPGIAERRVPLMWAARDRLVRFMGQPWRSVGRIRPDAQ
- a CDS encoding KpsF/GutQ family sugar-phosphate isomerase, encoding MIRQEAQGLADLASGLDLNFASAVDCIVSTGGRVIVAGIGKSGLICRKIAATLSATGSAAFFLHPAEASHGDLGSLKVGDTLLVLSNSGATPELRPMVAYARHIGVPIIAVASEARSELMVQADIPILLPKVAEACPERIAPTTSTTMMLALGDALAIAAMRLRGTSREELIRWHPGGNIGWQALAVGQLIRAGDTLPLVKASTGMRDVVIEMTSIGKGAAGVVDDAGNLIGVITDGDLRRSFDRMLVAKAEEVMTRDPKTVGADVTVEQARELMIDNRITVVFVMDRDNPRKPAGLIHIHDLAIAS